A genomic segment from Gossypium hirsutum isolate 1008001.06 chromosome D04, Gossypium_hirsutum_v2.1, whole genome shotgun sequence encodes:
- the LOC107926007 gene encoding VAN3-binding protein, translating into MDLNSTPSPSEACPETMDILSRAWCDFAVQALQPELHDQSIVILDNPTKKFESDSPISFTKMEKSIKIDATDFKSSLPPWKSNDVKSWIWMQQAMHPELNYNSCLRKKWMPWKIVSFKGISIKKWFKEMKAKRKEEERLQRAEVHAAISVAGLAAALAAIAAENSKRNDCNPTKEAAIASAAALVATQCAKVAEAMGAKKEQLGSVIGSAMSGTSASDILTLTASANASLRGAGTLKARTECKNRSIGGAPILPIEDNNDLPFEFEKCRSILAKGAELAVETPDGKYMVRSVFIVLDGESKVILKLRKLRLLKSKKECIVLDQHAELYRDPEAEETTDTCYVIVLTTNFGTIKLDMADDYLCYKTWATTIHHMLMLSTSYTKYQLQFPKN; encoded by the exons ATGGATTTGAATTCCACACCATCGCCTTCGGAGGCATGTCCAGAGACGATGGACATTCTTTCGCGTGCATGGTGCGACTTTGCAGTTCAAGCTCTACAACCTGAGTTACATGATCAATCGATTGTCATCTTAGACAATCCAACCAAGAAATTTGAAAGTGATTCCCCAATTTCATTCACG AAGATGGAGAAAAGCATAAAGATTGATGCTACTGACTTCAAGTCTTCTTTGCCACCATGGAAATCCAATGATGTGAAG TCATGGATATGGATGCAACAAGCTATGCATCCAGAACTGAATTACAACAGCTGTCTTCGAAAGAAATGG ATGCCGTGGAAGATAGTCTCCTTTAAGGGTATTTCAATCAAGAAATGGTTCAAGGAGATGAAAGCAAAgaggaaagaagaagagagaCTACAAAGAGCTGAAGTGCACGCAGCAATATCAGTGGCAGGGCTAGCAGCAGCACTGGCTGCGATTGCCGCTGAAAACTCTAAAAGGAATGATTGTAACCCAACCAAGGAGGCTGCTATAGCCTCGGCAGCTGCTCTGGTTGCCACACAATGCGCCAAAGTGGCAGAAGCAATGGGGGCTAAGAAGGAGCAGCTTGGCAGTGTTATAGGTTCAGCCATGAGTGGTACAAGTGCAAGTGATATCTTAACACTAACTGCTTCAGCTAATGCAT CATTAAGAGGAGCTGGTACACTTAAAGCAAGAACAGAATGCAAGAACAGATCCATTGGCGGTGCCCCCATCCTTCCAATCGAGGACAACAATGATCTTCCGTTCGAGTTTGAGAAGTGCAGGTCAATACTAGCAAAGGGCGCCGAGTTAGCTGTAGAAACACCAGATG GCAAATACATGGTCAGATCAGTGTTCATTGTACTTGATGGTGAATCAAAG GTCATTCTTAAACTAAGAAAGCTCAGGCTGTTAAAAAGCAAGAAAGAAT GCATTGTACTGGACCAGCATGCCGAGCTGTATAGAGATCCCGAAGCTGAAGAGACTACTGATACATGTTATGTGATCGTGTTGACGACAAATTTTGGGACGATTAAGCTAGACATGGCAGATGATTATCTATGTTATAAGACATGGGCAACAACCATTCATCACATGCTCATGCTTTCTACATCTTATACCAAATATCAACTTCAATTCCCCAAAAACTGA